The Methanoculleus sp. 7T nucleotide sequence CTTCGGCCCTGCCGAGATCGCCGGGATAGCCGCCGCCCCTCTCTTCGCCCTTCCCGACCCCCTGAAGATCGGGTGGTCCTTCGACCCCGCTCTCCTCCTGCCCTTCCTTGTCGCCGGTTTCTGCACCGTCTTCAACGACCTCGGCACCTTCACTCTCTGCCAGGTGAGCACCAACCAGGCATGGCAGAGGCCTGACTTCGGGAACATCGAGAAGGGCGTGCTCGTCACCGGCCTTGCCACCGCCTTCTCCGGTCTGATCGGCGGCGCCGGCGTCGGGGCGTCCCCCGCGGCTGTCGGTGTCTCTATCGCGAACGGCGCTTTCTCCCGGATCATCGGCGTCGGCGCCGGCCTCCTCCTTATCATCGCCGGGTGTTCCCCCCTGCTCCTCAGGGCCCTGACGTCCGTGCCCGCATCCGTCCTTGCCGCCGTCTCCCTCTTTGCAGTCTCCTTCATCATCGTCTCAGGTCTTGCGATCATATCCTCCCGCATGCTCGATTCCCGGCGGTCCCTGGTCATCGGCGTTCCCCTGGCGATCGGCGTCGGGATAGACCTGGTCTCGGAGAAGATCGCAGGCATGAGCGACCTCTTCTCCTCGACATTCGGCACGTCCCTCACCGTCGCCGCCCTCCTTGCGATCCTCCTCAACGCCCTGTATCAGGTGGGTGTGAAGGACACCGTCGAGTTCTTCCACGACCCGTCGGCAGGATCGTCTGCCGACGTGAACGCGGCGATGATGGTGCCTGCCCGGGCCTGGGGTGCACGAAAAGAGGTATTTTCCCGGGCGGTAAAGGCAGTGCAGACCTGCATCAGGGACATCGATGCTCAGGGAGTGACAGACGAACCGGTGCGGGTGATCATGCGTTTCGACGAGTTCAACCTGGAGGTCTTCGTCTCGTACCTGACCCGGCGTCCCGGCGAGGGGGTGCGCCTCGTGACCGGCGCCGGCGGCATGGCCGATGCAAGCGACCTTTCGTGCAGGTGCACACTCCACCTGCACTTCGACCACTAGGAGATGGAAATGACGCACAGGGATGGG carries:
- a CDS encoding solute carrier family 23 protein — encoded protein: FGPAEIAGIAAAPLFALPDPLKIGWSFDPALLLPFLVAGFCTVFNDLGTFTLCQVSTNQAWQRPDFGNIEKGVLVTGLATAFSGLIGGAGVGASPAAVGVSIANGAFSRIIGVGAGLLLIIAGCSPLLLRALTSVPASVLAAVSLFAVSFIIVSGLAIISSRMLDSRRSLVIGVPLAIGVGIDLVSEKIAGMSDLFSSTFGTSLTVAALLAILLNALYQVGVKDTVEFFHDPSAGSSADVNAAMMVPARAWGARKEVFSRAVKAVQTCIRDIDAQGVTDEPVRVIMRFDEFNLEVFVSYLTRRPGEGVRLVTGAGGMADASDLSCRCTLHLHFDH